GCCGGCCAGATAGCCCGCGGCGTGCGGGTTGTGCGCCACGTCGAGGATCAGCGTCGGCTCCCGCCGCACGATCTGGAAACGCCCCGGCAACGTCGCCTGTTGCAGCCCGGTGAAGATCGCGCGTTCGTCGATCTCCAGCGGGGAGCAGTTCAGCGCCGCCAGCGCGGTAGCGGCGTTGGCCAGCGGTACGTTCGGCGTCGGCAGATCGGTCAGCAGCGTGTCGCCGCCCTGCCACTGCCAGCGATCGCCCTGCTCGCTGAAACTCCAGGCTTCGCCGCGGCGATACAGCGGCGCGCCCAGCGTTTCGGCAACCTGACGAATGCTGTCCGGCATGTCGGGTTCGCCCACCACCGCCGGCTTGCCGCTGCGGAAAATGCCGGCCTTTTCACGGCCGATGCTTTCGCGATCGTTGCCGAGCCAGTCGGTGTGATCGAGCGCGATGCTGGTGATCACCGCCACGCTCGGATCGACGATGTTGGTGGCGTCGAGACGCCCGCCCAGCCCCACTTCCAGGATCACCACGTCGAGCCGCGCCTGTTTGAACAGCTGCAGCGCCGACAGGGTGCCAAATTCGAAATAGGTCAACGACGTTTCGCCGCGGCCGGCCTCAATGGCGGCGAACGAGCGGCAGTGCTCCGCTTCGCTCAGCTCTTCCCCCTGAATGCGCACGCGTTCGGTATAGCGCACCAAATGCGGCGAACTGTAGACGCCGACGCGCAGGCCGGCTGCCAGCAGAATGGCTTCGAGGGTGCGACAGGTGGTGCCTTTGCCGTTAGTGCCGGCAACGGTGAACACCGTGGGAGCGGGGGTCAGTAAATCCAGATGCGCCGCGACGCGCTGTACGCGCTCAAGGCCGAGTTCGATCGCCTGGCTGTGCAGACGTTCCAGATAATAAAGCCACGAGCTCAATGGCGACGTGGCTTGGGGAATTTGGTGGTTTTGCATGAGTCCCATCACTGAACTTGGGTTCATTAATCCATCAGGGCACCACCCTCACCGCGGTAAAGGCGATGCGCTTCGTGACTGCCGCCAGCCTGCAAACCGCAGCGAGATGGGCTGCGGCCGGCAGGGAACGGGCATCAGCCGTCACTTAGCCACAAAGTGGCGGCTGAACCCGGGCGGGATCTGTCTTTTCCTCAGGCGTCGGCCTGCTGCTCCGGCTCAATGACCGGCGCGGCCTCATCGAAATGCGGCTGCGGCTGGTTGGTCAGCTTGGACAGAATGCTCGCCAACGTTTGGCGCATTTCCGGACGGCGAACGATCATATCGATCGCGCCTTTTTCGATCAGGAATTCGCTGCGCTGGAAGCCCGGCGGCAATTTCTCACGCACGGTCTGCTCGATAACGCGCGGGCCGGCAAAACCGATCAGCGCTTTCGGCTCGGCGATGTTGATGTCGCCCAGCATCGCCAGGCTGGCGGAGACGCCGCCCATGGTCGGGTCGGTCAGCACGGAGATATACGGCAAGCCGCGCTCCTGCATCTTAGCCAACGCCGCGCTGGTTTTCGCCATCTGCATCAGCGACATCAGCGCTTCCTGCATGCGCGCGCCGCCGCTGGCGGAGAAGCATACCAGCGGACAGTTGTCCTCCAGCGCCTGCTCAACCGCACGCACGAAACGCGCGCCGACCACGGAAGACATCGAGCCGCCGATGAAGGCGAATTCGAAGGAGGCGGCGACGATCGGCATACCGTACAGCGTGCCCTTCATCACCACCAGCGCATCTTTCTCACCGGTCGCTTTCTGTGCGGCGACCAAGCGATCTTTATAGCGCTTGGAATCCTTGAATTTCAGAACGTCTTTCGGCTCCAGATCGCTGCCCAGTTCCACTTCGCTGCCTTCGTCCAGCAGGGTATGCAGACGCGCGCGCGCGCCCATACGCATGTGGTGGTCGCACTTCGGACACACTTCCAGATTACGCTCCAGCTCGGCGCGGTAGAGAACCTGGCCGCAGCTGTCGCATTTGGTCCAGACCCCTTCAGGAATGCTCGCCTTACGGGTTTGTGTGATATTGCTTTTGTTAAGAATTCGTTCAATCCAGCTCATCGATGACCTTTCTGTTTGAACCTGGCACACGCCAGTCCGCTGTTCATGCTTTAACAATCCCCCCGAAAACACCCCAATGAAAAAATGCCCGTTCGCGGCGCGGCAAGCGCGGCGACTGAGGCATCGGCTTCAGGGTTGTTCGCAGGAACAGACCATAATGTCGCTCATTAAACCATATCGGCCCGACGCTGTGGACAAAAAACTGGTCGAACCGACAGGTTAAGCGATGTTTTTACTGTTTTTGCTGGCGGGCGGCCGCACGCTTGTGGCGCCAAATTTCAATCACGCCCGGCAGAATCGAAACGATGATGATCCCTACGATCAGCAGTTTCAGGTTCTCCTGCACCACCGGCAGATCGCCGAACAGGTAGCCAGCATAGGTGAAGAGCAGCACCCAAACCAGTGCGCCAATCACGTTGTAGGCGGCGAAGTGGCGATAGGACATATGCCCCATCCCGGCGACGAACGGCGCAAAAGTACGCACGATCGGCACGAATCGCGCCAGAATAATCGTTTTCCCGCCGTGTTTCTCATAGAACTGGTGCGTCTTGTCCAGGTAGCTGCGACGGAAAATTTTCGAATTCGGGTTGCTGAACAGCTTCTCGCCGAACAGCCGCCCGATAGTGTAGTTCACCGCATCGCCGATGATCGCCGCCACGGCCATCAACGCCACCATGGTATGCACGTTCAGATCGTTGGTCGGCAACGCCGCCAGCGCGCCAGCGACAAACAGCAAGGAATCCCCCGGCAGGAACGGCGTCACCACCAGACCGGTTTCGCAAAACAGGATCAGGAACAGAATAGCGTAGACCCACATGCCGTATTGTGCGACCAGTTCGGCCAGGTGCACATCAATATGCAGAATGAAATCAATAATAAACTTGATGATGTCCATAAATTCTCTCATTGATGCCGGGTGTTTCAATCACCCGGCAGAAGCACAAGGGAGCGACGCTTTCAGGCGTGCCGGCGTTTAATCGTCGGGTAAAAACAGCGGCCCCATCGGCGGCCGCGGTAGACCAAAGTGGTCGGGATAGTCCACGGAAACCAGATACAGCCCCTCGGCTCGCGCCGTCGCCGCCGCCAGGTTGCGATCCTTCAGCGCCAACAGTTCGGCCATCCAGTTCTCATCCTGATTGCCGCAGCCGATCTCCATCAGGCTGCCGACGATGTTGCGAACCATGTGATGCACGAAGGCATTCGCCTTGATATCTACCACAATATATTCGCCGTAGCGCGTAACCTTAACGTGTTTTACGCAGCGCCACGGGGTGCGCGACTGACATTGCACCGCGCGGAACGAAGTGAAGTCATTCTCGCCCAGCAGTGCCTGCGCCGCCCGATGCATGCGATCGGCGTCCAGCGGGTGATAAAAGTGCGTTACCCCCTGTTGCAGCACCGCCGGCCGGTAGCGATGGTTGAAAATAATATAGCGGTAGCGGCGCGCGGTGGCGCTGAAGCGCGCGTGAAAATCGTCGGCGACGGGGCTCACCCAACGCACCGCGATATCCGGCGGCAGATGGGTGTTTACCCCCATCGTCCAGGCGGCGTCCTTACGGCGCGCGGTGGTTTCGAAATGCACCACCTGCCCGGTAGCGTGCACCCCGGCGTCGGTGCGTCCGGCGCACAGCACGGTAATCGGCGCATCCGCCACCTTGCTCAACGCCTGCTCCAGGCGTTCCTGCACGCTGGCCACTTCTTGCTGCCGCTGCCAGCCGTAGTACCGGCTGCCGTCATATTCGATGCCCAGCGCTACCTTCAGCGTCGGCTGAGCGGGCGAAACCACCTCAGACATCAGTACATCTGCTCCTGCACCAGACGCTCGGCGGTTTCGATAGCCATCAACGCGCCGCCAAAGCGCACATTGTCCGCCACCGTCCAGAACTGCAGCAGCTCGGGGATACCGTAATCATTACGCAGACAACCGATGCTGAGCGCATCGCTGCCGGAGGCTTCGGTGACCTGAGTCGGGTAATCGTCTTCTTCGCTCAGCTGAATGTCCTCGACCTCTTCGAGCTCGCTGCGCGCTTCTTCGGCGGACAGCGGGCGCAGCGCTTCCAAGTGCACCACCTGCGCATGGCCGTAAAACACCGGCGACTGAACGCAGCTCACCGAAATCGGCAGCCCTTCGTCCTGCAGCACCTTGCGTACCTGATCGACGATCAGGCGTTCTTCACGCACACTGCCCTGCTCGTCGGCGACAAGCGGCAGCAGGTTGAACGCCAGCTGTTTGCCGAAAACGCCTTCCTCGGCCGGAATGCCGTTCAACAGGCGCGCGCTCTGGCCGGCCAAGTCGTCCACCGCCGCCTTGCCGCGCGACGATACCGACATCAGCGTGGTGACGTGCAGACGCGACAATCCCGCCTGTTCGGTCAACGGTTTGATCGCCGTCAGCAGCTGGCTGACCATACTGTCGGCCACCGCCACGATATTGCGGTTGCGGTAATCCGCCAGCACCTGCGGGTTAACGCCCGGCACCACCAGCGGTACATCCGGCTCCATGGCGAACAGGCCGCTGGTGTCGATCACCAGACAGCCCATGTTGCCGGCTTCTTCGGCATAGCGCGCAGAAGCTTCACTGCCGGCGACGAAGAAGGCCAGCTGCGCTTGCGACCAGTCGAACTCTTCGGCGTTTTGCACCAGAAGAGACTTGCCGTTGAAGCGCACATTGGCGCCCGCGCTGCGTTCGCTTGCCAGAGGATAGAGCTCACCCACCGGGAACTGGCGTTCCTGCAACAATTCCAGCAACGCTTCACCTACCGCGCCAGTGGCGCCGAGCAGCGCGATATTCCAGCCGTCAGACATCGGGTTTTCTCCAGAGTATTTCATTCATAAAAGCAGACGGGCAGTGCAGCCACCGCCCGATAATCCTTGCCGCTCACTGTAGCGGCGTTGGCTTAAGACAACCTTACGCGCTATGCCACGCTAAAGCCCAGCTTGCCGAGCAACTCGGCGCTGGCGCTGTCATCGCATTGCACGGCCAGCGAAGACCACTCGCGGCGTTCCTGGTAGTGCTTGCGCAGGCGATCGAATTCGCCCGGTTGCCCGGCGACTTTGCGCAACGGCGCATCATCGCGGCGCACATCATACACCAAGTGCATCAATCGTTTTAACCGCGCTTCATCCAGCGGCCCGTTGAGGCGAATCTGGCTGAACTCCGGTACCGGCAGCAACGAGGCCAGCGCCACCTGCTGCGGCTGCCCCAGATGGCGGCTGAACGCTTCGAACACCTGAGTGGTGCCGCGCGCCTTGCCTTCCAGCGTATACCCGGCGATGTGCGCAGTACCGATATCCACCCGCGCCAGCAGCGGCAAGGAGAGATCCGGCTCCGGTTCCCACACGTCCAGCACCGTGCTCAGCTTTTTGCCCTTTTCCAGCGCCTGCAGCAACGCGGCGTTATCCACCACCGGCCCGCGGCAGGCGTTGATCAGAATGCGGTTGTCCGGCAGCGCCGCCAACAGGTCGGCGTCCGCCAGATGCAGCGAATGGTATGGGCCGGATTTATTCAGCGGCGTATGGAAGGTCAGCACGTCGGCCTCGGCCACCAGCTTCTCCAGCGGCCAAAACTCCCCGGCGTCGCCGCGATCGGCACGCGGCGGATCGCACAGCAGCGTGCGCACACCCAGGGCTTTGAGGCGCGCGTCCAGGCGCGAACCGACGTTGCCCACGCCGATGATGCCGACGGTTTTATCCCGCAGGTGGAAGCCGTCGCGTTCGGCCAACATCATCAAGGCAGAGAACACATACTCGACCACCGCGATGGCGTTGCAGCCCGGCGCAGCGGAAAAGCCGATGCCCTGCCGTTGCAGCCAGGCGTCATCGACATGATCGGTGCCGGCGGTGGCGGTGCCGACAAAGCCAATGCGGCTGCCGGCCAGCAAGGCTTCATTGACCTTGGTGACCGAACGCACCATCAGCGCATCGGCATCCGCCAGCGCTTCACGCGGGATCGGGCGACCCGGCACCGCCTGCACTTCGCCCAGGCGGCTGAACAGCTCAGCCGCATACGGCATATTTTCATCAACCAGAATCTTCACTGCGTTCTCCGACGGTTTACGGCTATTTGTCTGCGAAATAGTGTGCCACTGAATCAGGCACGGCGAAAGCGCTCAGGGGTGGTGCCGGCGATTTGCTGGAACATGACGATAAATGCCGACGCGGAGCTGTAGCCAACGTCCAACGCCACATCCTGCACGGTCTTGCCCTGCTCGAGCAGCGACACGGCATGCAGGAAACGCAGGCGCTGGCGCCATTCGCTGAACGACATGCCCAAATCCTGCTGGCAACGGCGCGACAGCGTGCGCTCAGTGGTGTAGACCCGAGCCGCCCACGCCGCCAGCGACGTGTTGTCCGCCGGGCAGTGCTCCAGCGCTTCCAGCACCGGCGCCAAAAATTTGTCGTCAGACGACGGCAGATAGGTTTGCTGGCGCGGCGACAGACGCAACTGATCGATCAGCACCTGACACAGGCGCAAATCCTCTTCCGTCTGCGGAATGTACTGCTTGCGCGCATAGAAATCCTCGGCGATGGCGCGGAAGATGGGCGTCACGCTCACCAGGCAAGGATCGGCCGGCATGCCGGCACACAGCGCCGGCGTGATGTCCACCATGCGGCACTGCGCCAGCCGCTGGTTATAGCAAGAGTGTTCGATGCCGGCCGGCGCCCACAGCACGAACTCCGGCGGCGCCAGAAAGCGCTGCCCGCCGATGCGCAGCACCATGACACCGGCTTTGACCCACATCAACTGTCCCCAGGTGTGGCTGTGCGGCTGGAATTCGGTGCGCGCGTTGAACTCCTCGCAGCGGAACTGCACCGGCTTCGGCGCCGGGATCAGCGACTCGGGAAAATGGCGGATTTCTGGCATGGTTTCGTCCCGTGATTTGTCTTGTTTACGCCGATTTTTGTCTGGATATCGCTATATATGATAAACCGGACACGCGTAGACTAGCCAGCATGTTGGACGTTATTGAGAATAATTATCATGAATATGCTCTTCCCGCTGTTGGCCGTGCTGATTTGGTCGATTAACGCCGTCGTCAGCAAACTCTCCGCCACCGCCATCGATCCGGCGGCCATCTCGCTCTACCGCTGGTTGCTGGCGTTGATTGCCCTGACGCCGTTCGTGCTGCCGGGCGTGCTGCGCAACCGGGCGCAGGTGCGCGCCAACTGGTGGAAATTGATGATCCTCGGTTTGCTGGGCATGGTGCTGTACCAAAGCCTGGCGTATTACGCGGCACACAGCGTCAGCGCGCTGTTTATGGGCATCATCGTGTCGCTGATCCCGCTGCTGACCATCCTTATCAGCATCGTACTGCTGCGTATTGCGCCAACCGTCGGCGTGCTGCTCGGCAGCATACTCTCCTTCTGCGGCTTGATCTGGCTGGTCAGCGGCGGTCAGCCCGGCGTGCTGCTGCAGCACGGTATCGGCAAGGGGGAATTGATGATGCTGCTCGCCACCGCTTCTTACGCGCTGTATGGCGTGTTAACCAAGCGCTGGGCCATCGCGCTGCCGAACTGGCAATCGCTGTATGTGCAGATCCTGTTCGGCGTGCTGTTGTTGCTGCCTAATTTCCTGATGGCGCAGGATGTCGGCTTGAACGGCCATAACCTGCCGCTGGTGCTGTTCGCCGGCATTCCGGCTTCGATCATCGCCCCGTTCCTTTGGATCCAAGGCGTGATGCGCCTGGGCGCCAACACCGCCTCAATCTTCATGAACCTGGCGCCGGTGTTTACCGCCGCTATCGCCGTGCTGTTCCTGCATGAGCAGCTGCACGGTTATCACCTGATCGGCGGCGGCATCACCCTGCTGGGCGTTATTCTGTCGCAGCGGCTGCGCACGCCGCTGACGCGTAAAACCAAAGCCCCGGCGGCCAACGCAGATTCCTGCAAAGAGCAGGCCTAAGGCAGCAGCCTGAAACGCACCCGCACCAACAGGCCGCCCAGCGCGGCGGAACTCAGCAGCTCCGGGCGGGTGCCGTGATACGCGGTGATGTCCTTCACCAGCGCCAGTCCCAGTCCGGCCCCCGGTTGATCGCCCACGTTGTCCAGCCGATGAAACGGCTGCAGCGCCAGCGCCTTATCCTGTAAGGCGATGCCGGGGCCGCTGTCTTCAATCTCCAGCACGCCTTCCCCCACCGCCTTATCCTGAGTGAGGCGAGCGGTTACCATGCCCTGACGCGGCGTGTATTTCAGCGCATTGTCCAGCAGATTGGCGCACAGTTCGGCCAACAGCAACGGTTCCCCCGCCACCTGACACGCCGCCTCGCCTTCGAAACCGAGATCGATCTGTTTACTGCGCGCCTGCGGCAAGCGGGAAAAGCAGGCGTCGCGCAGCACCTGCGCCAGATTGACCGGCTGCAACTTACGCTCGGCCTGGTGCTCGCTGGCCTTCAGGCGGGAGAGATGCAGCAGGCGGTCGGTCAGCGCCACGGTATTATCCAGCGTAGCGCTCATCGCCTGCAGGCTTTCGCGCCACTGCTGCGGCCGGTCGCTGGCCAGCGCCACCCCAACCTGAGTCTTCAACACCGCCAGCGGCGTGCGCAGTTGGTGCGAAGCGTCGGCGCTGAAACGCTCCTGACGCGCTACCATCAGCCGCAGCCGTTCGATATAGCGATTGAACGCCACCAGCAGCGGCTGCATCTCCGACCACGGCAATACCCGCGGCAAGGGCGTCAGCTCGCCCGGATCGCGCCGCAGCATGATGCCGGAGAGCTTACGCATCGGCTTCAA
The sequence above is drawn from the Serratia sp. FDAARGOS_506 genome and encodes:
- the folC gene encoding bifunctional tetrahydrofolate synthase/dihydrofolate synthase, whose translation is MQNHQIPQATSPLSSWLYYLERLHSQAIELGLERVQRVAAHLDLLTPAPTVFTVAGTNGKGTTCRTLEAILLAAGLRVGVYSSPHLVRYTERVRIQGEELSEAEHCRSFAAIEAGRGETSLTYFEFGTLSALQLFKQARLDVVILEVGLGGRLDATNIVDPSVAVITSIALDHTDWLGNDRESIGREKAGIFRSGKPAVVGEPDMPDSIRQVAETLGAPLYRRGEAWSFSEQGDRWQWQGGDTLLTDLPTPNVPLANAATALAALNCSPLEIDERAIFTGLQQATLPGRFQIVRREPTLILDVAHNPHAAGYLAGRLAKLPRDGGKVRAVVGMLSDKDIAGTLACLSEQVDEWYCAPLDGPRGASVEQLAQHLTEPRRFNDVETAWRQAMQDADKQDIVIVCGSFHTVAQVMAALDEMRGV
- the accD gene encoding acetyl-CoA carboxylase, carboxyltransferase subunit beta, translating into MSWIERILNKSNITQTRKASIPEGVWTKCDSCGQVLYRAELERNLEVCPKCDHHMRMGARARLHTLLDEGSEVELGSDLEPKDVLKFKDSKRYKDRLVAAQKATGEKDALVVMKGTLYGMPIVAASFEFAFIGGSMSSVVGARFVRAVEQALEDNCPLVCFSASGGARMQEALMSLMQMAKTSAALAKMQERGLPYISVLTDPTMGGVSASLAMLGDINIAEPKALIGFAGPRVIEQTVREKLPPGFQRSEFLIEKGAIDMIVRRPEMRQTLASILSKLTNQPQPHFDEAAPVIEPEQQADA
- a CDS encoding DedA family protein, translated to MDIIKFIIDFILHIDVHLAELVAQYGMWVYAILFLILFCETGLVVTPFLPGDSLLFVAGALAALPTNDLNVHTMVALMAVAAIIGDAVNYTIGRLFGEKLFSNPNSKIFRRSYLDKTHQFYEKHGGKTIILARFVPIVRTFAPFVAGMGHMSYRHFAAYNVIGALVWVLLFTYAGYLFGDLPVVQENLKLLIVGIIIVSILPGVIEIWRHKRAAARQQKQ
- the truA gene encoding tRNA pseudouridine(38-40) synthase TruA; amino-acid sequence: MSEVVSPAQPTLKVALGIEYDGSRYYGWQRQQEVASVQERLEQALSKVADAPITVLCAGRTDAGVHATGQVVHFETTARRKDAAWTMGVNTHLPPDIAVRWVSPVADDFHARFSATARRYRYIIFNHRYRPAVLQQGVTHFYHPLDADRMHRAAQALLGENDFTSFRAVQCQSRTPWRCVKHVKVTRYGEYIVVDIKANAFVHHMVRNIVGSLMEIGCGNQDENWMAELLALKDRNLAAATARAEGLYLVSVDYPDHFGLPRPPMGPLFLPDD
- a CDS encoding aspartate-semialdehyde dehydrogenase, which encodes MSDGWNIALLGATGAVGEALLELLQERQFPVGELYPLASERSAGANVRFNGKSLLVQNAEEFDWSQAQLAFFVAGSEASARYAEEAGNMGCLVIDTSGLFAMEPDVPLVVPGVNPQVLADYRNRNIVAVADSMVSQLLTAIKPLTEQAGLSRLHVTTLMSVSSRGKAAVDDLAGQSARLLNGIPAEEGVFGKQLAFNLLPLVADEQGSVREERLIVDQVRKVLQDEGLPISVSCVQSPVFYGHAQVVHLEALRPLSAEEARSELEEVEDIQLSEEDDYPTQVTEASGSDALSIGCLRNDYGIPELLQFWTVADNVRFGGALMAIETAERLVQEQMY
- the pdxB gene encoding 4-phosphoerythronate dehydrogenase PdxB, which gives rise to MKILVDENMPYAAELFSRLGEVQAVPGRPIPREALADADALMVRSVTKVNEALLAGSRIGFVGTATAGTDHVDDAWLQRQGIGFSAAPGCNAIAVVEYVFSALMMLAERDGFHLRDKTVGIIGVGNVGSRLDARLKALGVRTLLCDPPRADRGDAGEFWPLEKLVAEADVLTFHTPLNKSGPYHSLHLADADLLAALPDNRILINACRGPVVDNAALLQALEKGKKLSTVLDVWEPEPDLSLPLLARVDIGTAHIAGYTLEGKARGTTQVFEAFSRHLGQPQQVALASLLPVPEFSQIRLNGPLDEARLKRLMHLVYDVRRDDAPLRKVAGQPGEFDRLRKHYQERREWSSLAVQCDDSASAELLGKLGFSVA
- a CDS encoding helix-turn-helix domain-containing protein, yielding MPEIRHFPESLIPAPKPVQFRCEEFNARTEFQPHSHTWGQLMWVKAGVMVLRIGGQRFLAPPEFVLWAPAGIEHSCYNQRLAQCRMVDITPALCAGMPADPCLVSVTPIFRAIAEDFYARKQYIPQTEEDLRLCQVLIDQLRLSPRQQTYLPSSDDKFLAPVLEALEHCPADNTSLAAWAARVYTTERTLSRRCQQDLGMSFSEWRQRLRFLHAVSLLEQGKTVQDVALDVGYSSASAFIVMFQQIAGTTPERFRRA
- a CDS encoding DMT family transporter, with the translated sequence MNMLFPLLAVLIWSINAVVSKLSATAIDPAAISLYRWLLALIALTPFVLPGVLRNRAQVRANWWKLMILGLLGMVLYQSLAYYAAHSVSALFMGIIVSLIPLLTILISIVLLRIAPTVGVLLGSILSFCGLIWLVSGGQPGVLLQHGIGKGELMMLLATASYALYGVLTKRWAIALPNWQSLYVQILFGVLLLLPNFLMAQDVGLNGHNLPLVLFAGIPASIIAPFLWIQGVMRLGANTASIFMNLAPVFTAAIAVLFLHEQLHGYHLIGGGITLLGVILSQRLRTPLTRKTKAPAANADSCKEQA
- a CDS encoding sensor histidine kinase, which gives rise to MRWFNAPRSLFYQLLLFFGLPLVALGGISIYTHYFSAMSAATLAYDRTLLASARTVAERLVVREGKLAVDVPYVVLDSFERNMNDQLYYEVISPQGKSISGYDDLPPLPPHIPRSTLYPALVHFYDAEYLGRPIRVAALFQPVNESGVSGMATILVAETLESRRYLARQMMIAALLSQGTVVVLTLILAFALLKRVLKPMRKLSGIMLRRDPGELTPLPRVLPWSEMQPLLVAFNRYIERLRLMVARQERFSADASHQLRTPLAVLKTQVGVALASDRPQQWRESLQAMSATLDNTVALTDRLLHLSRLKASEHQAERKLQPVNLAQVLRDACFSRLPQARSKQIDLGFEGEAACQVAGEPLLLAELCANLLDNALKYTPRQGMVTARLTQDKAVGEGVLEIEDSGPGIALQDKALALQPFHRLDNVGDQPGAGLGLALVKDITAYHGTRPELLSSAALGGLLVRVRFRLLP